One region of Vitis vinifera cultivar Pinot Noir 40024 chromosome 1, ASM3070453v1 genomic DNA includes:
- the LOC100259463 gene encoding loganic acid O-methyltransferase, translating to MQQSFLMNGGDGPHSYRNNSHFQRQDINVSRTMIEEAIAKKLDVMCFSSNPFRLADLGCSVGPNTFIAMQHIVEAVERKYLAQGLKSEMPEFQVFFNDHVGNDFNTLFASLPTERRYFACGVPGSFHGRLFPESSIHFMFSSHALHWLSKVPEELLDKNSPAWNRGRIHYTSGPEEVSHAYAAQFERDMEIFLSARAKELVVGGMIVFLIPALPNGIPASQNPYCVMFDLLGASLMDMAKEGLISEAQVDSFNLPIHVASPEQMTEMVDRNECLTIERMELVDSRSKLVGPINGKECAMCLRAGLEGIFTQHFGSGIIDQLFDRLSKQIMESSHQLESGNKEGTLLFVVLRRK from the exons ATGCAACAATCTTTTCTGATGAACGGAGGGGATGGACCTCATAGCTACCGCAACAACTCCCATTTTCAG AGACAAGATATTAATGTGTCGAGAACTATGATTGAAGAGGCAATTGCTAAGAAGCTTGATGTAATGTGCTTCTCTTCAAACCCGTTTCGTCTTGCAGATTTGGGATGTTCAGTTGGGCCAAATACCTTCATAGCAATGCAACATATAGTGGAAGCTGTAGAAAGGAAGTACCTGGCACAAGGTCTCAAATCTGAGATGCCCGAATTTCAAGTCTTCTTTAATGATCATGTGGGTAATGATTTCAATACCCTATTTGCATCCCTCCCAACTGAGAGGCGGTACTTTGCCTGTGGCGTCCCGGGTTCTTTCCATGGCCGGTTATTCCCGGAGTCATCTATCCATTTCATGTTTTCCTCTCATGCACTCCACTGGCTCTCAAAGGTCCCTGAAGAGTTGTTGGACAAAAACTCCCCTGCATGGAACAGGGGAAGGATTCACTACACAAGTGGCCCAGAAGAAGTAAGCCATGCTTATGCGGCTCAATTTGAGCGTGACATGGAGATCTTTCTGAGTGCCAGAGCTAAGGAACTTGTGGTTGGAGGGATGATAGTGTTTCTCATTCCAGCTCTCCCAAATGGGATCCCTGCTTCTCAAAACCCATATTGTGTTATGTTCGATCTTTTGGGAGCAAGCCTCATGGATATGGCCAAGGAG GGATTAATTAGTGAAGCTCAAGTGGATTCCTTCAACTTGCCTATTCATGTAGCCTCTCCCGAGCAAATGACAGAGATGGTGGACAGAAATGAGTGTTTAACCATTGAGAGAATGGAGTTAGTGGACTCTAGATCAAAACTTGTTGGCCCGATCAATGGAAAGGAATGTGCAATGTGCCTTAGAGCTGGCCTGGAGGGAATTTTTACCCAACATTTTGGAAGTGGGATTATTGATCAACTGTTTGATAGGCTTTCCAAGCAAATTATGGAGTCCTCCCACCAGCTGGAATCAGGCAACAAAGAAGGAACTCTATTGTTTGTTGTTCTGAGGCGTAAATGA